From Mucilaginibacter rubeus, a single genomic window includes:
- a CDS encoding RagB/SusD family nutrient uptake outer membrane protein, whose translation MKKKLLLIICLIGTLVSCKKALDEQPQGVIASDQLNTPVNIEKMVVAAYASLGNENLHTSNSLWPWGSMRSGDAYKGGDGVGDNSEWNDYETFVTNQNTNGLTDQMWAQIYNNIARANNALLRLDNVAGADFPLKTSRQGEMKFLRGNYYFMAKILWNLVPYIDENVPTSDYIKISNTTLSSDQLWDKIAADFRSAANVLPAKQADAGRPNKYTALAYLAKTLLYQAYKQDDNHNMTGIDQAKLNQVVSLCDSVINFSGYALAPDFGDNFLEATENGPESVFAIQYSKNDGTQFGRIDMGHSLTYPMNPEYGCCWQHIPSQDLVNNFKTDANGLPLFSGYNNTDATKVADFLNQTFDPRLDHTVGIPGHPFKYVPTFVYQTSWARAPAIYGFFTSMKDDAAANDPSFQKIPPFMSSSKNWELIRFADVLLWKAEALIELNRPNEALPLINMVRQRGGNSTARLKQADGSFISNYKVGVYQPGVNCIWTQDYARQALRRERRLEFAMEGNRFFDLVRWGIADTYLNSYFASESTKRTYLKTAKFTKGRDEYLPIPLNQINYSKGLYKQNPGF comes from the coding sequence ATGAAAAAAAAATTATTACTGATAATTTGCCTGATAGGAACGCTGGTTTCCTGTAAAAAGGCGCTTGATGAGCAGCCGCAGGGCGTTATAGCCAGCGATCAGCTGAACACGCCGGTGAACATCGAAAAAATGGTTGTTGCCGCTTATGCATCTTTAGGCAACGAAAACCTGCACACTTCCAACAGCTTATGGCCCTGGGGCAGTATGCGCAGCGGCGACGCTTATAAAGGTGGCGATGGTGTTGGCGACAACAGCGAATGGAACGATTATGAAACTTTTGTAACCAACCAAAATACCAATGGCCTTACCGACCAGATGTGGGCGCAGATCTACAATAACATTGCCCGGGCAAACAACGCCTTATTACGTCTTGATAATGTTGCCGGAGCCGACTTTCCACTAAAAACAAGCAGGCAGGGCGAGATGAAGTTTTTGAGGGGTAACTATTATTTTATGGCGAAAATATTGTGGAACCTGGTGCCATACATAGATGAAAATGTACCAACATCAGACTATATCAAAATCTCGAACACGACGCTGTCAAGCGATCAGCTATGGGATAAGATTGCCGCTGATTTTAGGAGCGCAGCAAATGTTTTGCCGGCTAAACAGGCAGATGCGGGCAGGCCTAACAAATACACCGCTTTGGCCTACCTGGCCAAAACCCTGCTTTATCAGGCCTATAAACAGGATGATAATCACAACATGACCGGTATTGACCAGGCTAAGCTAAACCAGGTGGTAAGCTTGTGCGATAGCGTGATCAACTTTAGCGGCTACGCCTTGGCTCCTGATTTTGGCGATAACTTTTTAGAAGCAACTGAAAACGGCCCCGAATCGGTATTTGCTATTCAGTATTCTAAAAACGATGGTACGCAGTTTGGCCGTATTGATATGGGGCATTCACTTACCTACCCGATGAACCCGGAGTATGGTTGCTGCTGGCAACACATCCCCAGCCAGGATTTGGTGAACAATTTTAAAACGGACGCGAACGGTTTGCCTTTGTTCAGCGGTTATAATAACACAGACGCCACCAAGGTTGCCGATTTTTTGAATCAAACCTTCGACCCAAGGCTGGATCATACCGTGGGTATTCCCGGTCACCCGTTTAAATATGTGCCTACTTTTGTATACCAAACTTCCTGGGCGCGTGCACCTGCTATTTACGGTTTTTTTACCAGTATGAAGGATGATGCCGCGGCTAACGACCCATCATTTCAAAAGATCCCACCGTTTATGTCAAGCTCAAAAAACTGGGAGCTGATCCGTTTTGCCGATGTGCTGCTTTGGAAAGCCGAAGCGCTAATTGAGCTGAACAGGCCAAATGAAGCGTTGCCGCTCATCAACATGGTAAGGCAACGAGGAGGCAATAGTACAGCGAGGTTAAAACAGGCCGATGGCAGTTTTATTTCCAACTATAAAGTGGGTGTATATCAGCCAGGTGTAAACTGTATCTGGACGCAGGATTACGCGCGCCAGGCTTTACGCCGCGAACGCAGGTTGGAGTTTGCTATGGAAGGTAACCGTTTCTTTGATTTGGTAAGATGGGGGATTGCCGATACTTACCTGAATAGTTATTTTGCAAGTGAGTCAACCAAGCGTACTTACCTGAAAACTGCTAAATTTACGAAGGGGCGCGATGAGTATTTACCTATTCCGCTCAACCAGATCAATTATAGCAAGGGCTTGTACAAACAAAACCCTGGATTCTAA
- a CDS encoding family 43 glycosylhydrolase: protein MKKITLACLLSVMAFMAKAQLGVKYDPTVQSTKSMQYFKPKGNLFVGDCIPFSKDGTYYYYWLLDSAHHKSLNGLGGHQWALSKSTDLKHWEQFPLVLKIDEPWEKSICTGSVVYHKGKYYAFYATRLLNDGKVNEQLSYAISNDGVNFEKQKPNPFYTSAPGYSKRDFRDPKVFVDEKTGEFHLFVSSWQENPVMKNNGGALVHLSSKDLKNWTVHEPILTGQPSTPECPDYFFWKGWYYLVYSDGSNTSYVKSKNPYGPWEAPRYQALNEDWSNVVKTAEFKNGRRIAAAWVPNRSESKDDNHEIFGGNSLFREVFQETDGTLDTSFPQEMIPETGDKLNVKIATDLQASAIGDDGVAINSPGGVGTAHIEGVPLNSRITLEVEPTGANEEFGLYLRSGEGATGGYRLNFSASSKTVRLGNTVIEGVDGLDKPFKLDIVMKDGIIDVDVNHKRTIVNRTYEQNGSFAWFYAKHGKVNFKSITVSPLKEN from the coding sequence ATGAAAAAAATAACACTTGCCTGCTTACTATCTGTCATGGCATTTATGGCTAAAGCCCAATTGGGCGTCAAGTATGATCCAACCGTCCAGTCGACAAAAAGTATGCAATACTTTAAACCTAAAGGGAACCTTTTTGTGGGCGATTGCATTCCTTTTTCGAAAGATGGAACCTACTATTACTACTGGTTGCTGGATTCGGCACATCATAAAAGCCTGAACGGGCTGGGCGGGCACCAATGGGCCCTGAGCAAATCAACCGATTTGAAACACTGGGAGCAATTTCCGTTAGTGCTTAAAATTGATGAACCCTGGGAAAAGTCCATCTGTACAGGGTCGGTAGTTTATCACAAAGGTAAATATTACGCATTTTACGCTACCCGTTTGCTTAACGATGGTAAAGTGAACGAGCAGTTGAGTTATGCCATCAGCAATGATGGTGTGAATTTTGAAAAGCAAAAGCCTAATCCTTTTTATACATCGGCGCCAGGCTACAGTAAACGGGATTTCAGGGACCCTAAGGTTTTTGTAGATGAGAAAACCGGCGAGTTTCATTTGTTTGTATCCAGTTGGCAGGAAAACCCGGTAATGAAAAACAATGGTGGCGCTTTGGTGCACCTTTCATCAAAAGACCTGAAAAACTGGACGGTTCATGAGCCAATCCTAACCGGGCAACCATCTACTCCCGAATGTCCTGACTATTTCTTTTGGAAAGGCTGGTATTACCTGGTTTACAGCGACGGCAGTAATACATCATACGTAAAATCAAAAAATCCTTATGGCCCATGGGAAGCTCCACGTTACCAGGCTTTGAATGAGGATTGGTCGAACGTGGTTAAAACCGCTGAGTTTAAAAACGGACGAAGAATAGCTGCGGCGTGGGTACCCAACAGATCTGAAAGCAAAGATGATAACCATGAAATTTTTGGTGGCAACTCCTTGTTCCGGGAAGTTTTTCAGGAAACTGACGGGACATTAGATACCAGCTTCCCGCAGGAGATGATCCCCGAAACCGGCGACAAACTAAATGTGAAAATCGCGACCGATCTGCAGGCTTCAGCAATTGGTGATGATGGCGTAGCTATTAATTCGCCGGGTGGTGTTGGAACCGCTCATATTGAAGGCGTACCACTTAATTCCCGCATCACTTTAGAGGTTGAGCCAACCGGAGCTAATGAGGAATTCGGACTTTACCTGCGCTCAGGCGAAGGGGCAACCGGCGGTTACAGGCTTAATTTTTCGGCAAGTAGTAAAACAGTAAGGTTAGGCAATACCGTGATAGAGGGCGTTGATGGTCTGGATAAACCATTTAAATTAGATATTGTGATGAAAGACGGTATCATAGATGTTGATGTTAACCACAAACGTACTATTGTTAACCGTACTTATGAGCAGAACGGCAGTTTTGCCTGGTTTTACGCTAAGCATGGTAAAGTGAATTTTAAATCGATCACGGTAAGCCCACTTAAAGAAAATTAA
- a CDS encoding ROK family protein, with amino-acid sequence MLLGFDIGGTKCAVILGKVAADGEIDIVGKQAMPTNKPVYEMIELLFTTAEELLLQHSVQKEQLEGIGISCGGPLSSKKGLILSPPNLIGWDEVPIVKMTEERFGIKTLLQNDANACAVAEWKYGAGKGIDNLIFLTFGTGMGAGFILDGRLYSGPSDLAGEVGHMRLADMGPVGFGKAGSFEGYCSGGGIAQLGQIKAREKLQVGEPVSFCKSIDDLPSITAKSIADAAFNGDPVAIEVYRICAEYLGRGLALLIDILNPEMIILGSIYGRAHKLLEPVMLEVINREAYKDSVGACRIVPAGLSENIGDIAALSLALISKGL; translated from the coding sequence ATGCTGTTAGGATTTGACATTGGAGGCACAAAATGCGCGGTAATATTAGGTAAAGTTGCTGCCGATGGCGAGATCGATATTGTGGGCAAACAGGCAATGCCTACAAATAAGCCGGTTTATGAAATGATTGAACTGCTGTTTACTACAGCAGAAGAATTATTATTACAACACAGCGTGCAGAAAGAGCAACTGGAGGGGATTGGTATAAGTTGCGGTGGTCCTTTAAGCAGTAAAAAAGGCCTCATCCTTTCCCCGCCCAATTTGATTGGCTGGGATGAGGTACCTATTGTAAAGATGACCGAAGAAAGGTTTGGGATAAAAACTTTGCTGCAAAATGATGCCAACGCCTGCGCGGTTGCCGAGTGGAAGTACGGGGCAGGCAAAGGCATAGATAATCTTATCTTTTTAACCTTCGGAACCGGCATGGGCGCGGGCTTTATTCTTGACGGACGGTTGTATTCCGGGCCATCTGATCTGGCCGGTGAGGTGGGGCATATGCGCCTTGCGGATATGGGGCCTGTTGGTTTTGGTAAGGCCGGCTCGTTTGAGGGCTATTGCAGCGGCGGTGGTATAGCCCAGTTAGGGCAGATCAAAGCCCGGGAAAAGCTGCAGGTAGGAGAGCCGGTGAGCTTTTGTAAAAGTATTGACGACTTGCCGAGCATTACTGCCAAATCTATTGCCGATGCCGCTTTCAATGGTGATCCTGTAGCGATAGAAGTATATAGAATCTGCGCGGAGTATCTTGGTCGCGGGCTTGCTTTATTGATAGATATTCTGAACCCGGAGATGATCATCCTGGGCAGCATTTACGGTCGGGCCCACAAACTGCTTGAACCAGTTATGCTTGAGGTGATCAACAGAGAGGCTTATAAAGATTCGGTAGGTGCCTGCAGGATTGTTCCGGCGGGCCTGTCCGAAAATATTGGTGATATTGCCGCGCTGTCATTGGCGCTGATCAGTAAGGGTTTATAA
- a CDS encoding sugar porter family MFS transporter yields MKLKPNVLLIAVIAATGGLLFGFDTGVISGALPFLKQYWQLSDASIEWITTTVLVGAVIGALTSGKLSDIIGRKKMIIINAVIFTVGALGCAYAANVTMLMIMRVIIGFAIGITSYVVPMYISEISPARVRGALVTLNQLMITLGILLSYITDYWLSNDTNNESWRWMFLVGFVPAAILLLGMFFLPETPRWLISKNRWDEGKKIILKLEDPDMVESTLAGLQEEIAISAKHKVSSAEILKPWLRAPLIITVGIFFFQQFSGVNTIIYYSPIIFKIAGIVSNTASIVPAIIIGGVNVLACLLSVFLLDKVGRRKLYFIGIWGMIPSLALLGACFHFKEALGSSLPVFAVLSIVCYIIFIAISLAPLGWLLISEVFPLSVRGVGMSIGSLAHWGFNAIIAFTFLKLVDNLGIDYTFWSYAIICVIGAVWGYYYIPETKGKSLEAIENHWRNGDAPKDI; encoded by the coding sequence ATGAAGTTAAAACCTAATGTGCTGCTCATCGCAGTTATTGCAGCTACCGGTGGCCTTTTATTCGGCTTTGATACCGGCGTTATTTCAGGGGCCTTACCATTTCTGAAACAGTATTGGCAGCTTAGTGATGCCAGTATTGAATGGATTACCACCACAGTGCTTGTTGGGGCGGTTATTGGCGCTTTAACAAGCGGAAAACTATCCGATATCATCGGCCGCAAAAAAATGATCATTATTAATGCGGTCATTTTCACTGTTGGTGCCCTGGGATGCGCTTACGCGGCTAATGTAACTATGTTGATGATCATGCGCGTTATTATTGGTTTTGCCATTGGTATCACCTCATACGTGGTACCAATGTATATTTCAGAGATCTCGCCTGCAAGGGTTAGGGGAGCGCTGGTAACATTAAATCAATTGATGATCACTTTAGGGATCCTGCTTTCGTATATCACCGATTATTGGTTATCCAACGATACCAACAATGAAAGCTGGCGCTGGATGTTCTTGGTTGGCTTTGTGCCGGCGGCTATCCTGCTTTTAGGCATGTTCTTTTTACCCGAAACCCCGCGTTGGCTTATCAGCAAAAATCGCTGGGACGAAGGGAAGAAAATCATCCTGAAACTGGAAGATCCTGATATGGTGGAGAGCACCCTGGCTGGTCTTCAGGAAGAGATCGCTATATCAGCAAAACACAAAGTTTCATCTGCTGAGATCCTGAAACCATGGCTCCGCGCGCCGTTGATTATCACCGTGGGTATTTTCTTTTTTCAACAGTTTTCGGGGGTTAATACTATTATCTATTATTCGCCAATCATCTTTAAAATAGCTGGGATAGTGAGCAATACGGCCAGTATCGTTCCTGCTATCATCATAGGCGGGGTAAATGTATTGGCCTGTCTGCTATCGGTATTCCTACTTGATAAAGTGGGGCGGCGCAAGTTGTATTTTATTGGTATTTGGGGTATGATCCCTTCATTAGCCTTGTTGGGTGCATGCTTTCATTTCAAAGAGGCGCTTGGCTCAAGCCTGCCGGTATTCGCGGTTTTAAGCATTGTTTGCTATATTATTTTTATAGCTATCAGTCTTGCTCCATTGGGTTGGCTCCTTATTTCTGAAGTATTCCCGCTTAGTGTTCGCGGCGTGGGTATGAGCATTGGTTCATTGGCTCATTGGGGTTTTAACGCTATCATAGCTTTTACGTTCCTTAAACTGGTTGATAACCTGGGTATCGATTATACTTTCTGGAGTTATGCCATTATCTGCGTTATTGGAGCCGTTTGGGGATACTATTACATCCCGGAAACCAAAGGGAAATCGCTGGAAGCTATTGAAAACCACTGGCGCAACGGCGATGCGCCAAAAGATATCTGA